The Sphingobacterium lactis sequence GTTACTTTGTGGATGAGATGATCGATCAGGACCGTCAAGATGAGGTCTACGATTATTTCCGATCGGCGGAAAATGACGCCATTGAATCGGCTTTGGATGAGTTGGGTGAGGAAGATTATTCGTATGAGGATATTCAGCTCATGCGGATTAAGTTTATGTCTGAATTAGGTAATTAAATACATATATGATTAATACATATTTGCCATCGATTAAACATGGCAATTCTAACGCATTTTTCCTGATGGCAGGTCCATGTGCGATCGAAGGAGAGGAAATTGCATTGCGTATTGCTGACCGCATTGTCAACATTACGGATAAATTGAATATCCCATACATTTTCAAGGGTTCTTACCGCAAGGCCAATCGTTCGAAGGGCAGTTCCTTTACAGGGATCGGCGATGAGAAAGCCTTGAAAATTTTGGAAAAAGTAGGGCAGACCTTTGGTATTCCTACGGTAACAGACATTCATGAAAGTGACGAGGCTGCAATGGCCGCTGCCTATGTGGATGTTTTGCAAATCCCTGCATTCCTATGCCGCCAAACTGACCTATTGGTCGCAGCCGCAAACACCGGGAAAGTGGTGAACATTAAGAAAGGACAGTTCCTATCTGCGGAATCCATGAAATTTGCCGTTGAGAAGGTTCAAGAAGCGGGAAATAACAGCGTCATCCTGACCGATCGTGGAAACACATTTGGCTACCAGGATCTGATCGTTGACTACCGCGGATTACCGGTGATGAAATCCTTCAATGTCCCTACAGTTATGGACTGTACGCACTCCCTGCAGCAACCCAACCAGAGTTCAGGCGTGACCGGCGGAAAACCAGAGCTTATCGAAACCATCGCCAAAGCTGCCATTGCTGTAGGTGCCGATGGCCTATTCATCGAAACACACCCAGATCCAGCAAACGCTAAATCCGATGGTGCCAATATGCTGCACCTCGACCACCTCGAAGGACTCCTAACAAAACTATTGCGCATCCGCGAAGCAGTCATGTAGTTGTTAGATGTGAGAATTGAGATTTGAGATGTGAGATATTAAGGGTATTAAAAAGGCCTATTAAAAGTTTATTTTAATAGGCCTTTTTACTCTTGTTTATTTTTTACTGGTTGAATTTCATATTTTTTTCCATTCTATTTTCCACTCACTGTCACAAATCTCACATCTCATATCTCAAATCTATCGCTCATATCTCACTTCTCATATCTACCTACGCTATCTCGATAACAATTGCTTCTTTGCTCCAGGCTGCTTGCTGGTAGAAGTTTTGGATTTTGAGAAAGTATTCCTCCAAATAGGTAAATAGTTCGTTTTTATCCTCTTGTTCCCAGATGTTTGGGTAGACATCGAGCTCGTTCATCCTTTTAGGGTCGAATTTGCTCTTTAAGTCGTTTGGGTCGATGGTTTTGAGTATTTCAGCGAAGTGCAGGACTTTCTCGGGACTGTTATACCGCGTGTGGTAGTCATGTGAATCTGGTCTAGTACTCATTGGTTTTTCACCTATAATAATCAGTGCGCGCTCGTTTTCCGAGGCTTCGTTGAAGGTTGCGCCGGTGAGCAGGAATATGATGCCATCCCATGATTTGTCGATATCAAGGAGTGGAATCTCTGTAACCTCATTTGAAAAGAACTCTTCTTCCATCAGATGACTATTTTCTAAATATTCATCCAATTTCGCTTTTGAAATGCGTCTAAGGGTACAGATCATGCCCATATGCTTTTGATTTATAGGTTATTCAGTGAAATCTTTCTTTAAGTTACACATTGCAGATTGAATTCGAATAAAAAAATATTCCAGACTGTTTCTATTTGATCAGCAGCATACCGCGATATCCACGCGCCGCATAGTACGATTCTGCACCATTGTGGTAAGTAAATACCCGTCCGAAGCGGAAATCACCAAATATAGCACCGCCCAATTTTCGGATCTCTGCCGGCGTTTCCAACCAGGTGGATGTTTTGAGGTCAAAGGTGCCGAGTTGTTGCAATTCGGCATATTCTTGCTCCGAAAGGATTTTTATCCCCATTTCTTCCGCCGAATGGATTGCACTGTCTTTGGGTTTGTGTTCCTTTCTGGATTCCAACGCCGCCTGGTCATAGCAGTAACTGCGTCTCCCTTTCGGACTTTCAGCCGCGCAATCCACAAAAATCAGCTGTCCCGAATGGGAGGGAAGTGCCACAACATCAGGTTCACCACCAGATTCTTCCATCTCGTTCAACGTCCAGAGGGCTTTCTCATTGGCTGCTAATTTGGTCACGACAGATTCCCACGTTAAATTGGGATGGCGCTCAGGGTGTTTTTCAAAACGCTTGTTGAGTATGGCCAACAATTCAACTAAGCGGTCTTCTGGTAGTTTATTTTTAGGCATGTTCAGTAAATTAGAAATTGGGTTATTTTATAACGGTTGGTTTGCATAGTGGTCATAGGCAGCTTTCGCTACTTCCGCAATGATCTTCGCACAATTAGGCTCAGGCTCCTTTGCATCGGTTACCAGAACCGTGATGTAAAAAACCTTGTCGTTAGGTAAAGTTACAACACCAATGTCATTTACAGCAGCTATTTCTTTAGTTTTTTTATTCTGACCTGAATAACCCGTTTTATGGGCCACTACGGTACCAGCTGGAAGTAAGCCTTTTATTCGGTCTCTACCAGTGGATGTCCCACGCATGGTGTCCCAAAGGAATTGATAAGAACTTTCACTCAACTGTTGCTTATCGTTCGTGTAGTAATCGTAAAGTATTTTGTTGCTCGTTTCGATGTCGATCCAATTTTTAAACTGCACCTCCCAATCGCCCTGGATTTCCGATTCATCATTGCGAATAGCGATTCCCGTATAGCCTTGTTTTTCGAAATAGGCCTGAACCTGATCCGGTCCGCCCAACATGCGAAAGAGTACATTACAACCCACATTGTCACTCTGAGCGATGGTATGGTGCAGGACCTGGCTCAATGGCATGGTGGTGCCATTCGGGAATTTTTCTCGAATCGGACTGTACAATTCGTTGGATACATCCGCCTTTGTAATGACTACATCTTGATCCAATCGTAATTTTCCGCTATCCACCTGATTCAGAACCGCAATGCCTAAATGGAATTTAAATACCGATTGCATGGGGTATTTATGGTCTTTGTTGACGAAATGATGTTCTGTGAATTCCTGGTTGTGCACCGCAACGCCAACTTTGGCATCATAGGCTTTTATGATCTGTTCGATTTTAGCCGTTAGCGGATTAGGGGATTGTGCATGTGATTGAAATGGACGACAGATCAAGCTCATCACAAGCAGAAGTACGATGTGAAATCTTTGCATAATGTATGGTTTTAAAAATAGAACGTGCATAAATGCGCATTTATTTTCAAGGGTTAGAAATTAAATCTTTTACAATTAATTTTTAATCCTTTGGCATAACCTTATAGGTTGGATCCGTATCTATATTGACTTCGATAAAGCCTTTCGCCTGATCCAAAAGTCGAATGCAATCAGGACTTAAATGCCGGAAAATAACTTGTTTATTATGCTCCTGATACCGTTCGGTAAGCTTTTTTAAAGCTTCTATCGCTGACATGTCAACGACACGTGATTCCTGAAAGTCAATAATAACCAAAGCTGGATCTTCCAGAATATCAAATTTTTCCATAAAGGTGGTTGTGGAACCAAAAAATAGCGGTCCGTAAATTTGATATACTTTATTACCCTGCTCGTCGATGCTTTTTCTTGCACGAATTCGCTTGGCATTATCCCATGCAAATACCAATGCGGATAGGATGACCCCAACTAGGACTGCAAGCGCCAGGTTATGCAAGATGACCGTAATGGCCGCAACCAAAATGCCAACCAATATATCTGATTTTGGCATCTTGTTCACCAGGCGTATCGACACCCATTGGAAGGTCCCTATTGCCACCATCATCATGACACCCACAAGTGCAGCCATCGGAATCTGCTCAATGACACGGCCACCTACCAGGATGACAAAGAGAATACCCAAGGCTCCTATGATGGCTGATAGTCGCGTTCTTCCGCCAGCGCCAATATTCACCAGCGATTGTGCAACCATGGCACATCCACCCATCCCTGTAAAAAATCCGTTCACAATATTGGCGGTACCCTGCGCGAACGATTCTTTATTCGCACTCCCTTTAGTATTGGTTAATTCATCGACCATATTGAGGGTCAGGAGCGACTCAATGAGACCTACAGCAGCCATCACGGCAGCATAAGGAAAGATAATCTGCAGGGTTTCCCAAGTAAATGGGATCTGTGGGATATGGAAACTTGGGAATGATCCGCTAACGGATGCAATATCGATTACTTTCTTGGTGTCTATCTGGAAGAAATATACCAACGCAAAAGTGATGATAATGGCGACAAGGGATGCCGGCACTGCTTTGGTCAGTTTTGGAAGGAGCAAGACGATGGAAATCGTCAGGGCGGTTAATCCAGCCATGATATACAAAGCTGGCCCAGACATCCACACTTCTGCACCGTTCTCGAAAATCTTGAACTGTTTGACCTGCGCCATGAAAATAATAATCGCCAGGCCATTCAGGAATCCATACATCACAGGTTGTGGGATCAGTCTGACGAATTTCCCCAGTTTGAAGGCACCGACCAAAATCTGCAGGATGCCCGCCAGTGCAACGGCAGCAAACAGGTATTCCACCCCATGCGAAGCAGCTAGGGCAATTAAGACGACTACTGTAGCTCCAGCCCCTCCGGAAACCATCCCCGGACGTCCGCCCAAAAATGCCGTTACGATACCCATTAAGAAAGCAGCATACAATCCGGTTAATGGAGATAGCCCTGCTAGGATCGCAAAGGATAGCGACTCGGGAATCATTGTCATGGAGACCGTTAATCCAGCAAGGATCTCGTTTTTGTAGTTGATTTTCTGTTTATTCAGTAGATTAATAGCTTGGAGCTTCATATAAATCGCAAGTAATGGTCCACAAAGTTGAACATTATAGGGGGAAATTCACAACAGCGCCTATAAAAATAAAAATGTCCCTTTAAATTTCGGTTAGGTAATAGCGTTCGAACCAACCTTTCCTCTTGGACAATTCAACTAAGGTAGGAGCACCTCATTGCAGTGTCTCTTAATATTAGCGGCAATTTTATCGATTGGCAAATCATCAGAATCCGAACCGAAAGGCTCCTCGATGGATTCGCCGATCATTTCCAGGGTTGCTAGTACGTAAAAGATAAACGGAACCGCAGCAACGACAAAATAACCCATGCTGAATACCAGACCAATAGGTAGGGTAGCTGTATAGAGAATGATGAATGTTTTAATAAATGCGGAATAGCCGAGGGGAATCGGCGTGTTTTTGATGCGCTCGCAAGCGCCACATACATCGGTCATTCCCGTTAATTCCTTGTTCAGCACGATCAACTGATCGCCCGTCAGAACCCCTTCCTTATACAAAAGGTTTGTTTTTTTGTACATCAGTGCAGCCACTTGATTGGGGCCATGCTTTTTATCGTCCAAATCGTGTAGTTCGGGGTGTTCGATTTCATCGAGCATGAATTTCGTATAGTCGGAGCGGAGATAACTGAATAGGGTCTCGGCAAATAGGGCAATGGATTTGCGGTAGAAGCTCCGATTTACCTTGTCCGCCGGATCAAGGAAGGCGTTCAATTTGATCGCCATGGTTCTGCTGATGTTCGTTAATGCGCCCCATTGCTTACGTGCTTCCCACCAACGGTCATAAGCCGTATTCGTTCGGAACACCAAGATTAAGGAGAGCACAAAACCAAGCAGGTTATGGACGGTGGTAATATTCTTGATCCAGCTTTTATCGGAAAGATTCAGGTACTCCAGCTCCCAGTAGGCAAGGCCCCAGGACACCAGAACGGAAATAATCAGATAGGGCAGAAGACGCTTGAAAATTTTGCTGTTGTGCAGGTATGAAATGGTCTTTATCCAATCTTTGGGGTTGTAAACAATCATGTAATTATTTTTTTGCCGATGCGCTGAAAATAGCCTAATTTCACGCAATATGACAAAAAAGCGGAAAACGGTCAAGAAAAAAGTTGTTACAGACAAGGAAATAAACCGGAATCTGCTGTTCTGGAGCATCGCCATTCCGCTGGTTTTGGTTCTGGCTATTTTTGCCTGGCAGCACCGGGCCGGGCTTTCCTATTTGATGATCAAGTGGTTCGAAAAGGAAAAGGTCGTAGCTGAGGATAATGGCAAATACGATGTCCGCAATATCGAATTGATGCATCGGCATGACGATAAAATTTTTGGTATCGATGTTTCCCAATACCAAGGCCGGGTCGATTGGCCGCAGGTATTGACCATCAATGATCAGTTTCCCATTGACTATATCTTTATCCGGGCCACGATGGGCGAACGTGCCAAGGACAGCAAGTTCAAGGAAAATTGGAAAGCCGTCAAGCAAAATAACAAACTCCGCGGTGCATACCATTATTTCAGGCCGAATGAAAACTCCATCAGGCAGGCCAATAACTTCATTAAGACCGTTGATCTGGAAACTGGAGACCTTCCACCGGTGCTCGACATTGAGGAAATGCCCAGGAACCAATCCATGGATAGCCTGAAGACAGGACTGAAGCGGTGGCTGGATCAGGTCGAGAAACATTACAAAATAAAGCCCATTCTCTATTCCGGTGATAAATACTTTGCTGACTTCCTGGAAAAGGAATTTGCAGATTATACCCTTTGGATTGCCAATTATAATTTCTGGGTGGAAAAACCGAAAAAACATTGGAACTTCTGGCAGTTTTCCGAAAAAGGCACCGTAACGGGAATCAAAGGACCAGTGGATCTGAATATGTTTGCCGGAGATATCGAAGAGCTGGAAGACCTGTGCGTCAAATAAATGTCCTTAATCCGACTCAAAACAAACAATTCGGCCGTATATGCGGTCTATGTAAATAGGTAATATTAAAACATAACAATATGGCATCCTTTAATGAAATCTTACAAAAAAATGCATTGGTTCTTGTTGACTTCTCCGCTGAATGGTGTGGTCCATGCCAAATGCTGGCCCCAATATTAAAAGAAGTGAAAGACGAGATGGGCGAGAAGCTCTCCATCATCAAGATCGATATCGACAAAAACCAAGCAGTGGCATCCAAATTCCATGTTCAGGGCGTCCCGACCTTGATATTGTATAAAAATGGCACCCAAGTATGGCGACAAAGTGGGTTGCAACCCAAGCACGAACTGCTGAAATTAATTAACTCCCACCTGTCCTAGAATTACCGGAGTAGTTCACCGACTCAAAAAACATAGCCATTGAACTGCTCCCTCCAAAATATTTGCGTCCCGATCATTTTGTGCCTACTATTAACTTAGTACGCCAAAATAATCGGGACGCATATTTTATATATTATATAAGAATGTAAATTTATTCCAGAGCAACCCAAAAACCGCCTAAAATCCCTCAATGTCACATATCTCACATCTATCCGATAAGATTTAGGCGCTCTAAGTTATATTCCGTCCTAAAATCCCCCACTGTCACATATCTCACATCTCATATCTCAAATCTAGATGGCCACATCTAATCTATATTCGCCGTTTCATCCGCTGAAGGGTCCACCACCTTAAGGATTAGTTTATCAATGCGGTGTCCGTCCATATCCAGTACCTCAAATTCCATATTCTTATAAACGACCTGATCACCTTCTTCAGGGATATGATCCAGCAATAGGAAAACCAAACCAGCGACCGTTGTGATATTTCCGATTTCTTCTTCATCTTCATCCGAAAGATCCACATTGAACAGGTCCATGAAATCATCCAATTGATAACTTCCATCGATCACAAATGAACCGTCTTCGCGCTGACGGATGGTTTTCTTCTCCTCATTTTCCGGAGAGTCGAAACCGCCGACCAAAGATGCCACGATATCTGTCATGGTAATAATACCCTGAGGACTTCCATATTCATCAACCACTACTGCCTGCAAAACCTTGGCAGATTTCATGTTCTGTAAAACATTATAGGCATAGGTGTTCTCATTGACAAATGGGATCGGGCTGACCAATTTCGTCAAGTCCATTTGTTTGGTGGTCAGGTATTCCTTCAATAAGGTTTTAACGTGGACAAGACCGATGACATGGTCAAAATTACCATTACAAACCGGGTATTCGGTGTGTTCATCCGCAAGGATACTTGCTCTGTTCTCCTCGAACGAATTCTGGATATCCAAATAGGTAATCTTACTTCGGTGTACCATCAGGTTGATGGCCTTCTTGTCACCAAGGCTAAGCACGCGGTCCACCATATCATGTTCAATACCTTCAATAGCACCGCTATCCACACCTTCATCCACCAATGCTTTGATTTCCTCTTCCGTTACGGCATTCTGATTGGCCTTGATATTGAAGAGTTTCACGATAAATTCGGTGGAGATACTCAATAACCAAACGAATGGTTTTACAATTTTACTGAGGATCGACATGGGAACCGAGATAAACGAAGCGTATTTCTCTGGAATAGCCATCCCGATACGTTTTGGCACCAGCTCACCGATGACCAAAGATAGGTAGGTGATCATCAGGACCACCAAGATAACCGATACTTGGGCGCTGTAGGGGGCAACCAATTCGATTTTATTGAGTTGTTCGGCAATATAGGTTGAAATGGTACCTCCGGAAAAAAAACCCGTTAAGATACCGATCAGGGTGATGCCGATCTGGACTGTCGATAAGAAGTTGTTGGGATTCTCTTTTAATTGAAGTGCTGCCTTGGCACCGTTGTTCTTGGCACTTGCCGCCTGTAATCTTGCTTTCCGACTTGAAACGATGGCAATTTCTGATGCCGAGAGTATTCCGTTAAGTACGATTAAAATTAAAATAATAACTATTTCCGTGACCATATGTGGGGTAAATCGCTTTTTATAAGCCCCAAAATACGAAATATTCTAATCATTCATATCAATTATATGTGATAATTGCTGGGGCCTTTTAACATTCATAAATAGTTTGCTTTACCGATTAACAATTAATTTGTGCAACCGTTTGATTACAAAAAATATTTTATTAATTGCATCGGTTTCGTGATATTGCGTTCACTTACATAGTATTAGGAATGAAAAGTGAAGTAATGTCAACCAAGGAATCCGAAAACAGTATAAATTCAGCAAATAATTTCAAATTGGAGGGGGAGATCATCTCTGCCATCCCTTTTGGATCAGGCCATATAAACGATACGTTTAAAATTACAACCGATGCAGCGAAGAACAATTTGTATCTCCTGCAACGCATCAACCACCATATCTTCCAAGATGTGGACGGCTTAATGAAGAACATTGAGTTGGTCTGTCAACATCTTAAACAAAAATTAGCACACCTTGGTGATGACGAGGTCTTGAAAAGAACAATGACCATTGTTCAGACGCATGACGGTAAAAATTATTACCGCAATGAACAAGGTGAATATTGGCGTGTCTTTATCCTCATTCCCGATACCCGGAGTTACGATATCCTGGAAACAACGGAACAGGCATTCTCTGGAGGTATGGCATTTGGCCAATTCCAGAAACAGCTCAGCGACCTGGACCCCAAAAAGATCGTGGAAGTACTACCCAATTTTCATAACATCGAATTCCGGATCAACAACCTAAAAGAGGCTATTGAAAAGAATCCGGTCGGTCGATTGGTGGATGTGCAAGATCTTTTGGATTATATCTTCGAGCGTGAAGAGAAAATGCGTACCATCCTGGAATTGGGAAGGGCGAAGAAATTACCGTTACGTATCACGCATAACGACACCAAATTCAATAATGTATTGCTGGATAGTGATGATAATGTGCAGTGCGTTATTGATCTGGATACCGTAATGCCGGGTTATGTTGCTTATGATTTTGGTGATGCTATTCGGACGATCATCAATTCAGCAGCGGAAGATGAGGCTGACCTAGACAAGATCGTCTTGAACATCCCGTTATTCCAAGCCTTTACAGCAGGGTACCTTTCCGAAGCGCGCGACTTCCTGACCGAAACGGAGATCGATTCCCTTATTTCGGCAGTTCACTTGTTACCGTATATGCAGGCTGTTCGCTTTTTGACTGATTATATCAATGGCGATACCTACTATAAAATTGCCTATCCGGAGCATAATCTGGTCAGAACGAAATCCCAATTGAAATTAGTTCACGAATTGGAAGTGAATAATGAGAAATTAACCAATATATTAGTGGAGAACTTAACATCCAACTGATATGAAAAATCTCATCGTAAGTAACCTCGAATTAAGTACAACGGAATTGGATTACAGTAGCTTGGCATCTGCTATGGAGCAGTTGGACTGGCATGCTATCGATCAGGCGCCTTGGGTGTCGGATTATCCATACGTTCCGCAAGCCCGATTCCAGATTGCCTATGATGGGATGGCCATTTATCTGCATTATGATATTCAGGAGGAATTCGTAAAGGCACAGTATATCCGTCCGAATGAAAATGTTTGGGAAGATAGTTGTGTGGAGTTTTTCGTATCCTTCGATAATAGGGAGAACTATTACAACTTTGAATTCAATGCCCTCGGTACCGGATTGATTGGCTATGGTCCAGCTGTCAAGACAGATCGTTCGCGGCTATCCGCAGAAGAAATCCTTCGGGTGGATACCTTTTCCCAATTGCGCACGGTCCAAGGACAGAAAAGTTGGCAGCAGATCTTAATCATTCCATTTGATCTCTTAAGCCAGAAAGCAGAAAATCTAAAAGGCAAGACGGTATTTGCGAACTTCTATAAATGTGGAGACGGACTGCCTCAGCCACACTTTATCGCATGGAATGCCATCGACAATCCAAAACCAAATTTCCACCTGCCAAATTTCTTTGGTGAGATCAAGTTCCAATAACAATAAAAATACCCTTAACATAAAACAGGGCAGCACCCCTAATGAATATGCTACCCTGTTGAAGGTCAATTAAGACCTCATAAAACCCTTTTTAAAAGTGGTATTGGTTATAGGAAAATTACCCGTTAATTTTTTCCACCCATTCGATGTAGGCTTTAACGAAATCCTTCAGGAATTTCTGTGTGCTTTCATCGGTTAGCTTGTCATCATCGTCGAACATTTTTGCCACGCCGCCAATATAGGCCTCAGGTTGGGCCATGGTTGGTACATTGACAAACACCAAAGATTGTCTCAGGTGGTGGTTGGCACCAAATCCACCGATCGCACCAATGGAAACGCTGATGACACCGCCTGGTTTTCCGTCCCATACATTCTTACCGTAAGGTCTGGAAGCAACATCAACGGCATTCTTCAATACCGCCGGTACCGAACGGTTATATTCCGGGGTAAAGAATAAAACAGCATCCAACCCTTTTACGGTTTCCCGAAATTCAACATATTCTTTCGGTGGAGTACCGGTATCAAAATCTTCATTATAGAATGGTAAATGTCCTATTTCAATGATCTCGAAGTCATAACCCGTTGGGGCAATGGACTTCACATAATTTGCAAATTTCTTGTTGAAAGACTCTTTTCTCAGACTCCCAACAAATAGACCTACTTTTTTATTCGCCATAATACTTAGTTATTGTGTTTTTATACAACAATAAACTCACGAAAAGGTTATATAGATTATGTATTTTCTCCCTAAATTGTCATACAGTCTATGAAGAACGAAATTGCTGAGGTATGGTTTTTTAATCAGGGCTGGGAAGCGCATGCTTTCCAAAAGGCCTGTTGGCAGCAGATTGCTGCCGGACATTCCGGTATCCTGAATGCACCAACAGGATATGGAAAGACCTTTGCCATTTGGTTCGGCGTCCTGGATTCCTATTACAGGCAACAGGAAACGTTGGATAAAAAACCGAAAAAAAGCCTGCATACCCTTTGGATTACTCCTTTGCGTGCATTATCTAAGGAAATCCATAAGGCCACCAGTCAGGTTTCCTTGGACCTTGACTTGGATTACGAGATAGAACTGCGAACAGGGGATACCAGTACGTCGGCACGCCAAAAACAACGTAAGAATCCGCCGCAAGCACTGATCACGACTCCAGAGAGTGTACACCTGATCTTGGCGTCCAAAGGTGGACAGGACTATTTTAAAAATCTTGAGTTTATCGTCGTCGATGAATGGCACGAACTGTTGGGGTCCAAACGCGGGGTATTGATCGAGCTGGCCATAAGCAGGCTCAAGTCCATCAATCCCAAACTGAAGATATGGG is a genomic window containing:
- a CDS encoding NADPH-dependent FMN reductase yields the protein MANKKVGLFVGSLRKESFNKKFANYVKSIAPTGYDFEIIEIGHLPFYNEDFDTGTPPKEYVEFRETVKGLDAVLFFTPEYNRSVPAVLKNAVDVASRPYGKNVWDGKPGGVISVSIGAIGGFGANHHLRQSLVFVNVPTMAQPEAYIGGVAKMFDDDDKLTDESTQKFLKDFVKAYIEWVEKING